The Panulirus ornatus isolate Po-2019 chromosome 46, ASM3632096v1, whole genome shotgun sequence sequence AGATTAGAGTCGTTAACAACCTAACCACTTCCCTGATCAACTGCTAATGAGTCTGGTAAAAACCCAaacacgaccatcatcacacaacgcACTGAACTAACACACTGACAAAGAAAGAACAATACTCGACAAAAGAAGATGACCCTAGGCACAAAGCGAAACAAAGCTATAAACATGTAATAGGCCAATTAGTTCATCCTGACGAATCAGGGGAGGAAGCCAAGATTACACCACGTCTGGATGAACATAACTCAGGGGAGGAAGCCAAGGTTATGCACCACGTCTGGATGACCAAAACTCAACTCTTTAAGCTAATCCTTTTTTTCTCTGTGTCCACTAATTCTTCACGAATTTCTCCGTCATATGCTTATTCGCGTTCATTCTCTCAGGGacttcccttcaccccaacaccccatcccccaccttccctcactctcttgccTTATTGCCCAGGGTATGAGGGACATCAGCCACCCAAAAGACGTCCTACAGACACCTCCTGACATCGTAAAACATCAGAGTCTGACATTTTCTTCcgactggtgatggggaaaacGGTTCATCGCTGTCAACACCTACAATCAAATGAATTTACGAAGGTTGATTTTCAGTCTCAAGCAACAGATTATAAGAGCAGGTTACTGTACGAGACAGTCAGGAAACACATTAATGTTAAATTTGCTACAACCTTGAACAAGATATATGTAAGAAGGAATACAGAAATTAACTCAGGGGTCTTCAGTATTtattaaaggtaaaaaaaagatgataatatatataatatctaaagtcatatatatatatatatatatatatatatatatatatatatatatatatatatatatccgtgtgtgtgtgtgtgtgtgcgtgtgtgtgttctgtgtgtgtgtgtgtgtgtgtgtgtgtgtgtgtgtgtgtgtgtgtgtgtacacaaacacaaacaaatatacaatatTTCACATAATAAAATAATCAAATGCTTAATAGAAGAAGGGCGTCAGAGACCATTATTGTACGTGGTAACTCATTAGTGTGCCTGGTAACTTATGTGTACGTGGGAGCTTACCagtgcacctgggaactcatCAGTGCACCAGGGAACTTATCAGTGCACCAGGGAACTCATCAGTGCACCAGGGAACTTATCAGTGCACCTGGAAACTCATCAGCGAACCAGGGAACTCATTAGTGCACCTAGGATCAATAAGGAGCTTCCAGGAGACGGTAGGAACTGTTATGACAAATTCAGTGAAACATGTCTCAAGTTACGGCTGCCTCTACATATAATTCCTCTACCGTGACCATGACACCCTACGATATACATCCTGTATTAGCACACCTACAGAGGAGCCTTCTAACATTCATAATCAAACTCAAATTCACAGTTAGATGCTCATATTCCACAGATAAAGATCCTTGAGGACAGTGTCCTTGGATACAGTAAAATGTTCTATCATCCTGGTATTTATATATGACATGATGTACGACACGAGATATTTCGCTTCCCTGGGTAATTACAGGATTACACAATACAGTGAGGATAAGAACATCCAAAAGAATTCACTTCTTGACAACCAAGACATAAAAGATAATAGTTTCAGCGTCGCCTTGAACCCCAAAACATGACAAATTGATAGACtccaggacaagagacagaggtaTGTCCCTCAGATCTCTTACTTCGTATAAtgagtaccatatatatatatatatatattacaatgtaATACATGTTTTTCGTAAACTTTCAAAACCTTAAAGAGTTCATAAGTTAATTTAAAGGCGAGAAGAAGCGAGATATTAAATTTTCCTGAACATTTTAAGTGCTGGAATCACCCAAATGGTGTTTTACACTCTAAAAATTGTGGTATACAATGGACTAAAATCTCCTCTAGGAGAATTAAACTTCTAAAACATCATCCAGTAGGTTGGCATTGGTAGAATCTCCTTCAGAACGTATAGAATGGTAGGATTTCCTCCGGAAGGTGTAGACTGGTAGAACCTCCTCCAGAAAGTTCCGAAAATTAGAATGCAAGTGGTCTGTACCCTCCAATGTACGACTCTGCCCTCAGATCCCTTCCTGAAGACGCCAATTCCCCTGCGAAGCCACTCACGTCTTCCCATAATCTGAAGTGGGCTTCGTAGTCAGCCCTGTCGTCGAAAGAGGGCGCTTCGAAGTCAGGCGACGGCCCAACGACGTCGTCCAGGGGTTCGAGCTTCGTCACAAATCCGGCAGGGGTCGTGAACTGGTGTCGGAAGATTGTGGCATCGACGTACTGGGGGCGTTCCGTGCTCTTCTCAGGCTCTGGGGTCGTCgtcgaggaggtcgtggtggACTGGAAAACGACCTTGACGACCTCGGCTTTGCTCTCGGTCTTCTCCTTGGCGTGGTGCTGCTTCACGGGCAGGTCTAGAGCCAGCTTGTTCTTGATGGAGAGGCTGGTCTTCTCCGGCAGGACCCCAGCCTGCGCCACAGCCAACCCCAGCGCCAGACACGCTAGTACCTGGAAGAGAGGAAGCCAATATCAGACAGGACACTCCAGCCACCAATCATAAACTCCTCTGAATAACCAGGAATCTCTGAGAGGATGCTACTCTCGAGCAACCAATTCGAATCACAAACTTACAACATAAACAAAAGACCTACGTAATTGTGATCTGGATTTCAATAAGTACCTGGACCTCTTTATGGATAAGCAGACTGGAAGTAGACGGACAGTTCTCAAAACTGGATGAAAATACGACTGTTATTGAAGATGATGAAAGCCATAGCGAGTTTAAGATGCCATCATCAATGAAGACAACTGAAGCCATAGGGACTTAGGACCACAACATTAAAGATACATAAAGctactgtttcctgcgtcagtgaggtagtgccaggaaacagacgaagaatggcccatccactcatatacacgtatatatgcacataaaGATACGACTATCTTTACTGATAACTGAAGTCGTAGAAACTTCAAGATACGACTatctttgtaaagaaaaaaaaaaattgaagccaATGGGAACTTAGGACCACACCTGTCTTCCAAACCATTTCTTCATCTCCTTCCTGGTAATCtgaagaaaattctctctctctctctctctctctctctctctctctctctctctctctctctctctctctctctgcctcctgctgctgctctgtaTTGCGTGAGCAAGAGGAGAGCGACCCCAAACAAATGGTCACCATGGCaataacctttttccattcctctgGATGCCAACTTACCCCACAGCAATCTCTTCTGAAACCGTGCGCACGGCGGAGAGACGAGAGGAggcgtgggggaagaggaggaggaggaggaggaggaggaatgatgaagagggagaagagaataGGAGGAAGAAACTGAAATGTGGTGTGAATGTGgataaagatggagagagagagagaggggggggggctacaATCGGAGAGAATGATGTTGAACACCagaaaatacacacatacacacacacacacacacacacacacacacacacacacacacacacacacacacacacattgtccctGACGAACAACAAATGCGAATGCGAGTGAACGCCTCCACGCCAATTGGAATATCTCAAAAACGAAAATGTCTTTTCTGCCAACACTGCAACACACTCCTCGGACACCTGTGGCAGGAGCCTTTAAACACCGAACACGGCCCTGGGTTCTATGGTGAAATACAGTAAATACAGTGGGATACAGCGCCTGTAATACGCCAGCTGGTGAGTGTGGGTTGATCAAGGCATTCCTCAAGATGATTAAAAATAAAGTTTTTTTGCGGCTTAAGTGTTCCCGGGGGCCAGACCTGGCCTTGATAACAGCCCCACAGCTCTATGACGTGGCTGAAGGAagtgaggggaatgggagggtgtgtggaaaggGGTGTTGTGGATGGGGTGTGggcatgaggagagtgaggtCTCGGGAATGGGTCGTGTGGGAGACGGGGGTGAGAATGGGGTGCAGAGGACAGTGGGGGAGAAGATGGGTTCCTCAGCACAATACTTTGGATAAGGTATATGTCTTCCTCAGACCTGCTCCCCCATCTCCATCCAAGagataaacagatgaagaaaaaaaaatggactcaGATAAAGTTGGTTGACTGATCTTTTGAACATCCTGACCATCAACCAACCTGGTTGAGTGATCCTGTGATCATCCTGACCATCAACCAACCTCTGGGTTGACCAGAGCACGTCAACCTTCCCGTGAACCCCAGCCGACCAAGGGAATGTGTCagcaacccaacctaacctaagcaaACATGCCTCATCATTTACAGCTTAGGTTCAGTGATCTGCTGGAATCCAGGATCTTTCTATGACCTCCCGTGTTGACATAACCCTGGTCGCTCGTATTGGCTGACTGACTTTTAAACATGTTGAATGTCACGGCGTTGAAATCTCATGTTTACATCTCGTccagagctaaaaaaaaaaaataaggtcaaGGAGTCAGTCAAGTTGACGGTTGAGTTAACTCTGCGTGGAACTCTCCAGAGGAAGGGCGGGAGGACGGGTGGGGGAAATAGAGCCACCCCCTTCCTGAAGCAGTTGGCGACGAGACTTATCATGGACTGTTCTTGTcatcgagagtcagtcagtcagtcagggtggCAAGCGCCCTACCGCCTCGAGTGTCTACgtccgagcacacacacacttgagggggTAGACGACCTGGTtggcgcggggggaagggggttttgcgggggggggggggttggtgatcGGTCGGCCTTCTGCGTGTGACCTGTACCTTACGGCAAGCGtggagagacatagagagagagagagagagagagagagagagagagagagagagagagagagagagagagagagagagagagagactgtattgcATTATGTCTCCCAGGATGATGTAGCTCGTGCCCACATGGTAAAAGAGACCTAAGATCAGTGATCTCTTTTCCCCAGGATGTTCTAGAATCAAGTCGACGagaggggtggggaaaaaaaaaaaagaccaggaAAACTTTGTTACCCTAATGGCCAGCAAGTCACCTGGAAGgaactggaagagaagaaaaaaaaattgtctatcTACTCCATAACGGCGATGCGTCCATTACCCgtgtttccttcctttccttggAACACAAGTGTGTTGGAGAGTGATCAGTGGGTCGCGCTCGCGTCCTTGTCTACCTCGCCAAGTAGAAATGTTAAGAGTGACTTGATTTGGATCGATTTTGTTTTGTATTATTGTCGTGACCTTTTGTTTAAGGTTGTGAGAGgcaaccttcccccccaccacgccTCCGGGAACAGGGAGTGAGAACAACATTGGTTCACTTCATCTTGACACAGAGATAGAACTCACCCAAGTTCATCTTGACACAGACATAGAACTCATCCACAATAATGATCAGCTATGGACCGAGTCTCATATGTAATAATGAACGTGTTTGAAACCCTGGTAACTCCAAGAATCTCCTTAGATCCAGAGGAGTGGACATATCTTCATAGATCAGAGACTACAGCAAAGTTTTATATGAATAGACCGAGTGATTGCAGACCTATAACTTAGTATCAACCCTTGTTTGacgggaggaacacacacacacacacacacacacacacacacacacacacacacacaaagccttgaAAAAGTTAGCATCAAACATTGTTTGCCTCATGGTATCCGCTTTGTTTACACTTGTATATGAAGGTCATGGGGGGGTAactcaagcaccaccaccaccacccaccctctgactcatgTGTCCGGACACACTACTACGTCGTAGCGCATGACGGTATTCCCGACTCTGTGCGACTACGACGACGGTCCTGTCGCCAGACGCAGAAACTTCCCATTGACGAACTATTACAATCGCAGGCAGACGCATCATGTTTTCACGCATACCTTAGATGCGTGAGCGCAAGCCATGGCATAAGTGAGCGCTGTGAAGTAAATGTGGGAGCGCGTCAAGGTCGTATGATGTCATCATGATTTTTagatgtcttttatttttttcccttctttcataGACGGGGCATTACATGAGTGCCAAGTGGGTTAACTGTAGTCTGATACTTAAATCGTGGAGAAATAGAATGGAAGTTGCCGCAGATGAAGTATGCAGATGACGCTATGTTGGTAGCTAAATGAGAGGAAGGCGTTGGGGAGAATGGTAGACTAGTTCGatgatgtgtggaaggggaggatgCTGGAAAATGAACGAGACTAAGAATAAGATGCTGGTTtttgaaggggaaggaaggaccaATGTGTTAAACGCCTCTGGATGCGTGGCACGAGAGGCACGATGGATGCTTTTGCATGTCCTTTTCTAGACCTTTTTCCAGAAGTTCCAGTTGTATGGCggagaagaaagaagaccagAACGGGGGATGGTCCCAGGTGAGACTGAGGAAGCTGAATGATGTGTAAATGTTCTTGAGCTCAGGAGCaacaagtctgtgtgtgtgtgtgtgtgtgtgtgtgtgtgtgtgtgtgtgtgtgtgtgtttggggattTACGAGGAATGTGGAGACGACACTTTGGATGATCTGACGATGATCAGTCTTTCTCACAGCTCAGTTTATGATGCAGAGCGACGCGATGATGTTGACTGACCATCCTGGAGGTGACTGGGTCCTTGTGAAAACAGTAGAGGGTGAGGCAAGGCTGGaagcgaggggggggggctggtgtaGTACATGACCACTTGGTCTTGTGGATGGTGACGCAGCTCAGTTCTCTTAAAGGTGttctggagggggggggaatgaggTCGGGAGAGCTATTGCCAACGCAGACAACAATGGTGTCTTTCTTCCCAGCAAGTGGGAGCAGCCATGAAAGCATCGTTTAAGAGAATGATAGCACACCAGAGACCCATCTTTGTGGCTTGTGGtacaccacaggtgagggaggggtggatccAAATGACCCCCTCAAGAGTGGTAATACCGACCGACCACGTTCACTAAGTAGGTCTGCCAGCTATAGAGCGTCACTCCTCGCCAATCCAAGGTTAATGTCTGTGTTGATGGCTATGACAGGGTCTGGTGGCGTTGACGTAAACTGAGAACCACAGATGACGCGCGCGTCTCTTGTCAGCAGCTAAGGAACTATTGGAagatgtggggaggtgggtggttgagggtgtcTTCATATTACCAAACTTCTGAGCCTCCATAGAACTTGTAGTGTATGGGGGAAGCCAGAATAAGCACGAAACTTTCACAGAATTCCAGGAAGtcatgtgtatacgtgtgtctgTCCGCCTGTCTGTGACCAAAATCCTGAGAATTATCGTTGAACGAGAAATATTAAATCTcgttttcccccccaaaaaaaaatcggTTTCTCTTCTTAGTATAAGTAGCTTCTCTGGTCCCCTCAACCAAAACGTTTTCTAACATCGTAACATAATCGGTTTATAATGCGACTCTGGCTTGATAATTAACAATGTGCTGTACAACTACAGACTATGTCAACATTCGTGAGAAATATCTGTGACCATTATTACTCTGAGACACATTTATGATGAATATTACATCACATAATGTGATGCAAGTTACATAATCATGATTAAAACAGACCTATAAACTCGAGGAGTTACAGAAACAAAATCAACTCGGTTATGGAGAGTTAAACTCTTCCAGCAGATCTTCAGATCCCGGATCCGCCCTTGTAGGTGTTCAGGGAACGCCCTCTTCTGACGTCACGTACCGTAGTCACGAATCGAACCCGTGTCTAGGTCACTCGCGTCTATACAACCTAGCCATTAGGTCGAATGTGccaaaatccattttctttttccttcttatatatatagcGAACCATTTTGTGCAGAGTAGAAGTCATGTTGACATGGCTTGTTTGAGAGAGTGACTCGTACAACTTAGCTTACTGGTGAggcaagtcatcgtactcaggcataGCAATTTATGTTCTGGGAGTTAAGTCACTCTTCCCAAGCAGGAATCATTGTCGGACCtatttttttttaggtaaaaATCACTGGATTAAAATAAAAAATCCCGTTTTTCTACTGTTGGAGCCAAGTTCTGGTGCTTAGAAGAGAAAGTCTTTAAGGACGATATAGTACATAAAATAAGTTATCGTATTCAAAAGGGAGGATTATCATACTTAAATGGGGAAGTTATCGTACCTAACTAATGAAGTTATTGGCCTTAAGAAAGAGTTATCGTACTGAAGTAGGGTTATCGTATCTTGAGGAATGCTGCGATACTTAAATGGGAAAAGTTATCTCTCTTCAAGAAGCGGACGTGCTTAGAAGATGTTGTCCCACTActgaggagagatggtcatcTGGAAAGGAAAAATTCTCTTACAAAATGCTCTGAAGAAATAGTCAAATATCCAGAAGACAacccatcttattttttttttcacgagtgACAATGCAAACAAAATTTTCTGTGCCGACTGGGTACAAAAGAACACTGTATTTCCCTTGTAAATATCAGCTGTTTTTTTAAAGTCTCCAGCCCAGCGTACGGCATACAAAATTGAGTCTTACCTGTAAGGCTGGTTTATTGATCTCtggccttcgtgtgtgtgtgtgtgtgtgtgtgtgtgtgtgtgtgtgtgtgtgtgtgtgtgtgtctacataatCCGTGCTACGTGCATATTCTGTAAGATATCCAGTTCCGAAAggcaaacacacgaacacacatttgtttccctcttctgtaggtatgactttggtttttgctcccgagagctggctgcttgtgtgccccccaccactagctagaccacgcaatactcggcaagctgcggcgtcacatgattactgtgtggctctTGGTAACTCAagaatgggccgttttgataactgtttctttccttccacttcgaagctttgaaactctctaccctctcgtgtctttttCCAGTAACTGACCTGCCACATCATAaagaagacaagtttttcacttcctccaaaattcataagtactttccccttgtctcttcttgttcctttctcgttaacttctctctctctctctccatatatatatatatatatatatatatatatatatatatatatatatatatatatatatatatatatatataattgaaattACGGACCGGCCTTGATAagaggacttttgtccatgactggagcctccaacgtaaagaaaaaaatactgtgTAGAGGACAACCAAACGAGAATTGACCGTTATGTTGCCTCCTTTCCTCGAGCAGCGAAGCTGTggagttccctctctctctcttctttccttttgtcttttcctctttcttcctttatGTCTTTAAGAGCCAGGTTTTCACACACCTCAGGAACAGTAAAATggcttcattcttcttcttgcaGTCTACGTCTCTTTCATCCTACTCGTACTAGGGCGTGCCATGTTACGACAAAAGCGAAAGTTAAACGGATAAAAGTCTGAGTGTAAGTGGGGAGTTCATTTTGGTGTCTGAAAGCACACGTTTGATCGATATATAGACTCTTGTGTGTATAAGTGCTCTTAAGTAACCATGTTGAAAGGTACTGTGGAtcgagtgtgtgagtgtacattGTTGTTAACTCTACAGGAGCCACAAGTAGGTAGGCACTACCACACAAGAGACCATTCCAGCAACGTACCAGACATGAGACCATTCCAGCAACTTACCACACAAGGGACCATTCCAGCAACTTCTGTCCAACACAGAAGGCAACACATTCGCTGGCCCACATCTGGAACACGT is a genomic window containing:
- the LOC139763265 gene encoding uncharacterized protein, with the translated sequence MLSEFASLYCWQCGGAEPPSPPHTHRMKPLHVLACLALGLAVAQAGVLPEKTSLSIKNKLALDLPVKQHHAKEKTESKAEVVKVVFQSTTTSSTTTPEPEKSTERPQYVDATIFRHQFTTPAGFVTKLEPLDDVVGPSPDFEAPSFDDRADYEAHFRLWEDVSGFAGELASSGRDLRAESYIGGYRPLAF